A segment of the Synechococcus sp. CBW1002 genome:
CTGGCCAGCGGTCCGTGGATGATGCACGGCTGCGCTACCGGGCCGGTCTGGCCCCGATCACGGAGGTGTTGATCGCGCAGCGGAACCTGCAGCTGGCCCGCTCCGCCGAGGCGACCGCCATCTACCGGTGGAATCTGAGCCGGGCTGCCCTGGAACTGGAGACCGGCCTCTGAGGCAGGCTGATCAGGGCCTGTCCCTAACCGAACCGCAGCAGGTCGGGCCCCGCCAGCTCTGGACGTTCCCCCCGCAGCAGCGGCTCGAGACAGGCGCGGATCCGCTCGGCGGAGGGCGGGCAGCCGGGCAGGAAGACATCCACCGGGATCACCTCGTGCAGCGGCAGCACCCGCTCCAGCAGCTCCGGCACGATGCCGGGAGCATGGGGATGCTGAGCTCCCTGGTCGGCCAGCTCCAGGTAACCGCGATCCAGCACGCTCTGGCGGCTGCCGCCATCCACCTCGGCCCAGAGGTTGCGC
Coding sequences within it:
- a CDS encoding oxidoreductase translates to MSFLDLDEWLFELARHVDIVFSPVASDIKTYPEQVDVCLVEGAVANADNLELALQLRQRTRLVISFGDCAVTGNVPALRNLWAEVDGGSRQSVLDRGYLELADQGAQHPHAPGIVPELLERVLPLHEVIPVDVFLPGCPPSAERIRACLEPLLRGERPELAGPDLLRFG